In [Phormidium] sp. ETS-05, the genomic window GCCCTCTATCCCCCAACCCCTTTCTCCCAAAAAGGGAGAAAGGGGAGCAATTCGGGAGCAAGGTTCTCCCCTCTCCCTACGCCGGGTGTGGGGCCTCTGGTGAGGGCTTTAGCGGGGTTGAACCAAAAAAACATTCTCATTCTTAATTGAAACGACTATATTTCTCGTTTAGCCAATATCTTGATGTAGCTGTGCTACTACCAAAAGGGGTTTTTCTCCTTAATTACAGGGTTTCCCATCGTAAGGGCACGGCGTCATTAAGATTTTTCTGAACCCAAGAGATTTACAGCAGTTTGCCGGTCTATCTAGTACAGTGTCCTCACCCCAAACCCCTCTCCCAGCCCTTCGACTTTAGCTCAGGGGGAGAGGGGCAATGATTAGTACCAAACGGGGTTTTTCCAAATCTGATATTACTTTTTCTCCATCCCTTTATCCAAATTCAAAATAAAAGGCAAAGCCCCAGATTTATCCCCAATCACTAGGACTTGGGGCACTTGGGCGCCACCTTCGCGCCAAGATTGAATCGCTTCTTTCAGCAACACTAGCTCACCCCCCTGAGCTTTCAGAGTTTCGGCTAGGAGTTTTTGCGCCTCCGCTTTCCCCTTAGCGCGGTTGATTTCTGCTTGGGCTTCTTGCTCCGCTTCTTTGGCAATATACACCGCTCGCTGGGCGCGCTGTTCGGCAATTTGTTTATCTTCTACAGCGCGGGCAAATTCGGTGGAAAAGTTCAAATCAACCACGCTGGTATCGAGGATGATAATCCCATATTTAGCTAATCGTTCGCTCAGAGCATTATCAAAATCATTTTTTAGCTGACTCCGCTGGGTGATTGATTCTTCGGCGGTGCGCAGAGCGGCGGCAATTTTAAATGATTCTTGGGTTTGGGGGGCGATAATTTTGGAAACGATGTTTTCTAAGGTGCCTTGGGTTCTCCTAATTACTACTACTTGGGTGGGGTCGAGGCGGAAGTTGATGGCAAACCGGGCGGTTAGCTCTTGTAAGTCTTTGGTGGAGCTTTGGGCGGGTACTTCAAATTTTTGGACGGTGACATCATACACATCTACTTTGGAGATTAGGGGCGGTTTGATGTGAATTCCTTCTAATAGTACCCCATCTCGAGCTTTCCCCAAAACGCTGATGACTCCGGCTTCTCCGGGATTGATGATGACGAAGGAGCTGAGACTAATCAAGATGATTAAGGAGGTAATAACGCCAGTGATTAAGGCGGTAATACCTTGGGTGTAATTTGTCTTCATGGGCGATTGCTGTTTATCTATGGGAACATCAATACTCTGAATAAATTGTCCTGTGGTTTGTAGTAGGGCTTTAGCCCTCCGTCACTGGCTAGCATATTGAGGGCTAAAGCCCAACTACGAACCTAGGAGAAAATTAGCCGATAATCTTACGAGCTAATTCTAGGTGGAAGTGGGTGGCGTCACCTGCATCTCCGGTGCGGACGGTAAAGGGTTGGTCTGGTTCGCCGAGATGGTCTAATACGAGGGACGCTCCGGTAAAGTCATGGTGGTGGGTGTAGCCGTTGAAGGTGATGATGGTTTTGAGGTTCGATCGGGTGGCTGATACTACCCCTTGGTGGGAATCTTCAAAGGCGAGGCATTCTTCGGGGTATAGGTCCAGAGCCTTGAGGGTGTACTGATAAATGGCGGGGTCCGGTTTTTTGGCGGGTACGATGTCGCCTGCGGCGATGACTTTAAACCAGGATACGGCTTCCGGCGCGATCGCGGCTTTGAGCAGAGTTTCGGCGTTATCTGGTGCGGTGGTGGTGGCGATCGCTAATAGCACACCTTGGTCCAGAGCTTCTTCTAGCAACCGCCTGACTCCCGGACGCAGGGGAATCGCTCCTTCTGAGAGCAATTGTTGATAATGTTGGGTTTTGGCAGCGTGTAAACCGGCGATCCAACTGCTGGCATCTGGTGGTAGCTCAAACTCTGGTAGATAATTTTGCAGGTAATACCGGATGCGTTCTTTGCCTCCAGCCACTGTGAGCAGTTTTCCGTATAGTTCCACGGACCAATCCCAGTTTAATCCCGCGTCTGCAAAAGCGCGGTTGAAGGCCACCCGGTGTCCGTCTCTTTCTGTATCTGCTAAGGTGCCATCAACGTCAAAAATTAGGGCTTGTAATTTTTTCCCCATGTGAAAAGCTCTCTTTATTCCGCTACGCCGTCATGGGGAATATATCACGGGACTCAGGGTTCTTCACCTACGATATATTCCCCGTGACCTGCAACCGCTACGGTAGCGGCAAAATCGGCAGTTTGACCCGGGGTGTTCCTAACAGAGGATTAGTTCTTTGGCGTTGGGTGGGGAAGTTTCTTGCACCTGGAGGCTGACACAGGGGATGCGATCGGCCACGATCGCGCTGGCGATCGATCCCTTATGGATTTCCAAGATCCCCTCTGGGGGTGCTTCAAACACCAGGCGTTGGCCCGGAAACACCACTCGCTCGAAATACCAGTTGTCAATATTGGCGATGCGGGCAATCTGCATCTTACTGGTGGTGTTCGCGTAGCAGCACAGAATGTGATACGAGCAATCTGTTGGGATGGGGTCTAGGATTTGAGCCATGATTGGGACCTTCTGGTGGATAAGAGCGAAATCGGTAACAACTGGAAATCTCACTTTCACATTAACATTTCGTTACAATCCAACGGAAAAATCTTAATATTTTATTAAGATTTCTGCAATGCTTGGGGATCGTGGATTTATTGGCTCACACAGACGGGGGCAGGCCAATAATTGAGTTTCGGGCTAGTGAATACCATTTGTCCTTAGTCCTTAGTCCTTTGTCCTTAGTCCCTTGTCCTTAGCCCTTTGTCCTTAGTCCCTTGTCCTTTGTCCTTAGTCCTTAGTCATTAGTCATTTGTCCTTAGTCCTTAGTCCTTTGTCCCCTAGTCCCCCCGTCCCCTAGTCCCCTAG contains:
- a CDS encoding HAD family hydrolase → MGKKLQALIFDVDGTLADTERDGHRVAFNRAFADAGLNWDWSVELYGKLLTVAGGKERIRYYLQNYLPEFELPPDASSWIAGLHAAKTQHYQQLLSEGAIPLRPGVRRLLEEALDQGVLLAIATTTAPDNAETLLKAAIAPEAVSWFKVIAAGDIVPAKKPDPAIYQYTLKALDLYPEECLAFEDSHQGVVSATRSNLKTIITFNGYTHHHDFTGASLVLDHLGEPDQPFTVRTGDAGDATHFHLELARKIIG
- a CDS encoding DUF1830 domain-containing protein, encoding MAQILDPIPTDCSYHILCCYANTTSKMQIARIANIDNWYFERVVFPGQRLVFEAPPEGILEIHKGSIASAIVADRIPCVSLQVQETSPPNAKELILC
- a CDS encoding prohibitin family protein, yielding MKTNYTQGITALITGVITSLIILISLSSFVIINPGEAGVISVLGKARDGVLLEGIHIKPPLISKVDVYDVTVQKFEVPAQSSTKDLQELTARFAINFRLDPTQVVVIRRTQGTLENIVSKIIAPQTQESFKIAAALRTAEESITQRSQLKNDFDNALSERLAKYGIIILDTSVVDLNFSTEFARAVEDKQIAEQRAQRAVYIAKEAEQEAQAEINRAKGKAEAQKLLAETLKAQGGELVLLKEAIQSWREGGAQVPQVLVIGDKSGALPFILNLDKGMEKK